In Oncorhynchus clarkii lewisi isolate Uvic-CL-2024 chromosome 24, UVic_Ocla_1.0, whole genome shotgun sequence, one DNA window encodes the following:
- the LOC139382203 gene encoding uncharacterized membrane protein C3orf80 homolog, whose amino-acid sequence MFNLATGSRTCIYSITFLSAVVISSCHALRRCGDVQCVEGQQCCPPTVAGNSSASSMVRCCKLPLHIFFDNVGWVTRKLSGILILLLLFAMGYFIQRIICPRPRRHPHPEHPEEPSLFHGHATASQDSLLDRYPEYSFGDFTSPVLLPAYDEVKYLPTYEETMQEVRRDQSDDNLLVHSEEPAVDRGTRGGPIPREEGQDTSGQNTRASRNSV is encoded by the coding sequence ATGTTTAATCTAGCCACCGGCAGCAGAACGTGCATATACAGCATCACCTTTCTGTCCGCGGTCGTGATTTCCTCCTGCCACGCGCTCCGCCGCTGTGGGGACGTGCAGTGCGTTGAGGGCCAGCAGTGCTGTCCCCCTACCGTTGCCGGCAACAGTAGCGCGAGTTCCATGGTGCGCTGCTGCAAGCTCCCACTGCATATATTCTTCGACAACGTGGGCTGGGTGACGCGCAAACTATCGGGCATCCTGATCCTGCTGCTCCTTTTCGCAATGGGCTACTTCATCCAGCGGATTATCTGCCCGCGCCCGCGCCGACACCCCCACCCAGAACACCCCGAGGAGCCCTCTCTCTTCCACGGACACGCCACTGCGTCCCAGGACTCCCTACTGGACCGGTACCCCGAATACAGTTTTGGGGACTTCACCTCGCCAGTGCTGCTACCCGCATATGATGAGGTGAAGTACCTGCCGACCTACGAAGAGACCATGCAGGAGGTGCGCAGAGACCAGTCGGATGATAATTTACTGGTCCATTCGGAGGAGCCTGCTGTGGACCGAGGGACGCGGGGAGGACCGATACCCAGAGAAGAGGGACAGGACACTTCAGGACAGAACACACGCGCGTCACGGAATTCTGTCTGA